Proteins encoded in a region of the Acidobacteriota bacterium genome:
- a CDS encoding HAD family hydrolase, translating into MDTLVFDLDGVLVDVSASFRTCIGRTLEALGGRPAADAEIVSLKLAGGFNNDWDVTRELLRQQGIAVARERVVEVFSQIYRGAPGEGVFGPEGLIHRESWLLPPAQLAQLAEHYRLAIFTGRPRRDAEFTLRHCGAAGAFAEMVALEDAPAKPDPEGLRRLGARLYIGDTVDDARCAAAAGVAFIGICLPASDLERRFRELGAQFTAAAVCDVINGLGRGEADQREARGAAPRKGGASRTV; encoded by the coding sequence ATGGATACTTTGGTCTTTGATCTCGACGGGGTGCTGGTGGATGTCTCGGCGTCGTTTCGCACCTGCATTGGCCGCACGCTGGAGGCGCTGGGCGGACGCCCCGCGGCGGATGCCGAAATTGTCAGCCTCAAATTGGCAGGCGGGTTCAATAACGACTGGGATGTGACGCGCGAATTGCTACGGCAGCAAGGGATTGCGGTAGCGCGTGAGCGCGTGGTCGAGGTGTTCAGCCAAATTTACCGGGGCGCGCCTGGCGAAGGCGTATTTGGTCCGGAGGGACTCATTCACCGCGAATCCTGGCTGCTGCCGCCGGCACAGCTCGCGCAGCTCGCAGAACACTACCGCCTCGCCATTTTCACCGGCCGGCCGCGCCGCGATGCCGAATTTACGCTGCGGCACTGCGGTGCCGCCGGCGCGTTTGCCGAGATGGTCGCGCTGGAGGATGCTCCCGCCAAGCCCGATCCCGAGGGGTTGCGCCGGCTCGGCGCGCGCCTCTATATCGGCGACACGGTCGACGACGCGCGTTGCGCTGCCGCTGCCGGCGTGGCCTTCATCGGGATTTGTCTGCCGGCGAGCGATCTCGAGCGCCGCTTCCGGGAATTAGGGGCTCAGTTCACGGCCGCCGCGGTCTGCGATGTGATTAACGGCCTCGGCCGCGGGGAGGCCGACCAACGGGAGGCCCGGGGCGCAGCCCCGCGTAAGGGCGGCGCGAGCCGCACCGTCTGA
- a CDS encoding GatB/YqeY domain-containing protein: MALSEQIQQDLVAALKAHDELRLSTLRMMKSALQYRKVETGHDLDDAEVHKVLGTMIKQREDSAEQFTAGARPELAAKEKAEIVIIEGYLPRALSPEEIEATVRAAIAETGAASPKDLGKAMKAAMARFQANQQRADGKLVHAAITRLLSGQNG, encoded by the coding sequence ATGGCCCTCTCCGAACAGATTCAGCAGGACCTGGTCGCGGCGCTCAAGGCGCACGACGAGCTCCGCTTGTCCACGCTGCGCATGATGAAGTCCGCGCTCCAGTACCGTAAAGTCGAGACGGGGCACGACCTGGATGATGCTGAAGTTCACAAAGTGCTGGGCACGATGATCAAGCAGCGCGAGGACTCGGCCGAGCAGTTTACCGCCGGCGCGCGGCCCGAGCTCGCCGCCAAGGAAAAAGCCGAAATCGTCATCATCGAGGGCTATCTGCCGCGGGCGCTGTCGCCGGAAGAAATTGAAGCCACCGTCCGGGCCGCGATTGCCGAAACCGGCGCCGCCAGCCCGAAGGATTTGGGCAAAGCCATGAAAGCGGCCATGGCGCGCTTCCAGGCCAACCAGCAGCGGGCCGACGGCAAGCTGGTCCATGCCGCTATCACGCGCCTGCTCAGCGGCCAAAACGGGTAA